Proteins from one Phoenix dactylifera cultivar Barhee BC4 unplaced genomic scaffold, palm_55x_up_171113_PBpolish2nd_filt_p 002103F, whole genome shotgun sequence genomic window:
- the LOC103697869 gene encoding putative disease resistance protein At1g50180, which yields MAEFLVAKVVFQLTNLLVQEAAFLRGVRDQVEWVKAQLQLLQGFLKDAESRRRGDERVEIWIRQMSGVAYEIEDVIGTIKYMGERRHQRRGFMGTMSRYSHKPRELITLHEIGGKIEKIKEKIRGISESRATYGIANLGESSAMDQSWQSLRESSPHSDDDDIDVVGFENDKKELMSRLLDRNEKARCVISIVGMGGLGKTTLAIKVYNNPAIKKHFDTFAWVSVSQSYRGIELMKDILQKVTGIKQRKGDLEHMDEQEVGEKLRDFLRDTKYLVVMDDVWSVDVWRQMQRVFPDRNKGSRILLTTRNIEVARDAQPWIPPHELQLLDDTESWQLFRRKAFPPNQDVPTELEALAHKLAKKCGGLPLALVVLGGLMSRKDPSYDTWLKIAQSMNWASTRDGRECHNILGLSYNDLPYPLKPCFLYIAAFPEDSIISLSKLVRLWVAEGFILQEQRQTMEDTARDWLEELVQRCLIQVAQRSKARGRVNNIRIHDLLRDYGLEEAKKDEFLYVCSSDDMAGSNGILTHRAAFYDRINDEVAVSSPRLRSLLGFSLILTNVGRSLNGLNLLRVLDLEGAEDLEELPKQIGSMIHLRYLGFRYTDLKRLPSSIRHLLNLQTLDVRGTKIYLLPKSFWKIRTLRHVYINIYMFLSAPISVDHKNFQTLEIREFEFDMDITEIVRSLGIRFNKKCVATSSFTREAIDKACERMFAKSLGKALEQMDSLVSLALILPERIISGDVFFACAPNLHQLRSLTLHGQLVFKQQQQLPDNNQFPPNLTKLILRESGLEQDPMPVLQTLPNLRLLELNRNSYLGKIMSCSSAGGFARRLQHLILTELLNLEEWTVEVGAMPRLTHLTINWCEKLKMLPEGLQHVITLRELKLISMPREFNDRVSNEDGYKVQHIPSIISEDVIDEPSYYL from the coding sequence ATGGCTGAGTTTCTGGTTGCCAAAGTTGTCTTTCAGCTTACCAACCTTCTCGTACAAGAAGCTGCTTTTTTGCGTGGGGTGAGAGATCAAGTCGAATGGGTGAAAGCACAACTCCAGCTATTGCAAGGTTTCCTCAAAGATGCCGAGTCCAGGAGGAGGGGAGACGAAAGAGTGGAGATCTGGATAAGGCAGATGAGCGGTGTAGCATATGAAATAGAAGACGTCATAGGCACCATCAAGTACATGGGCGAGAGGCGACACCAAAGGAGAGGCTTCATGGGCACTATGTCAAGGTACTCTCACAAGCCTCGTGAATTGATCACCCTACATGAAATTGGTggtaaaattgaaaaaataaaggaaaagatcCGTGGTATCTCTGAGAGCAGAGCCACATATGGCATTGCTAATCTAGGTGAAAGTAGTGCAATGGATCAAAGTTGGCAATCACTCAGAGAATCCTCTCCtcactctgatgatgatgacatTGATGTTGTAGGCTTCGAGAATGATAAGAAAGAATTAATGAGTCGATTGCTTGATCGGAATGAGAAAGCACGATGTGTAATTTCTATAGTGGGTATGGGTGGGCTAGGCAAGACCACCCTGGCAATAAAAGTGTATAATAACCCTGCAATTAAAAAACATTTCGATACCTTTGCTTGGGTTTCAGTTTCTCAGAGCTACCGAGGTATCGAGCTAATGAAGGACATCCTGCAAAAAGTAACGGGAATCAAACAGAGGAAAGGAGACTTGGAGCATATGGATGAACAAGAAGTGGGAGAGAAGCTCCGTGATTTCCTAAGAGACACAAAGTATTTGGTCGTGATGGATGATGTATGGAGTGTTGATGTTTGGAGACAAATGCAGCGAGTCTTTCCTGATCGGAACAAAGGTAGCAGAATACTGCTTACTACCCGTAACATTGAGGTTGCAAGAGATGCCCAGCCATGGATTCCTCCACATGAACTGCAGCTTTTAGATGACACGGAGAGCTGGCAACTCTTTCGTAGGAAGGCATTTCCACCAAATCAAGATGTCCCAACTGAGTTGGAGGCATTGGCCCATAAGCTTGCAAAGAAGTGTGGTGGACTTCCTCTTGCACTGGTGGTGTTAGGGGGTCTTATGTCAAGGAAAGATCCTAGCTACGATACGTGGTTGAAAATAGCTCAGAGCATGAACTGGGCATCTACTAGAGATGGGAGGGAATGCCACAATATATTGGGTTTAAGTTACAATGACTTGCCATATCCGTTAAAACCATGTTTTCTATACATTGCTGCGTTTCCAGAGGACTCCATTATCTCTCTCTCCAAATTAGTTAGGTTGTGGGTCGCCGAAGGTTTCATACTGCAAGAGCAGCGACAGACAATGGAAGACACTGCAAGGGATTGGTTGGAAGAGTTGGTGCAGAGGTGCttgatccaggttgcccaaagAAGCAAGGCTCGTGGGCGGGTTAACAACATACGCATCCATGATCTGTTGCGCGACTATGGCCTTGAAGAAGCCAAAAAGGATGAATTTCTTTATGTTTGCAGTAGTGACGACATGGCAGGATCTAATGGTATATTGACTCACCGTGCAGCTTTCTACGATCGTATAAATGACGAGGTTGCTGTTTCCTCACCGCGTCTCCGCAGTTTGCTGGGCTTCAGTTTAATTTTGACTAATGTGGGAAGATCTTTGAATGGGTTAAACTTATTAAGGGTGCTGGATCTGGAGGGTGCAGAAGATTTGGAAGAGTTACCGAAGCAGATCGGCAGCATGATTCATCTACGATACCTGGGATTCAGATACACTGATTTGAAGAGGCTGCCATCCTCCATCCGACATCTCCTGAATCTGCAGACATTAGATGTGAGAGGCACAAAAATTTATTTGCTGCCGAAATCATTTTGGAAAATTCGGACGCTGAGGCacgtatatattaatatatatatgtttctaAGCGCACCGATAAGTGTGGATCACAAGAACTTCCAGACTTTGGAAATTAGGGAGTTTGAATTTGATATGGATATTACGGAGATCGTCCGTTCACTAGGCATCAGATTCAACAAAAAATGTGTTGCTACATCGAGCTTTACTAGAGAGGCGATTGACAAAGCATGTGAGAGAATGTTTGCAAAATCACTCGGAAAAGCACTCGAGCAAATGGACAGCCTTGTGTCGTTGGCTTTGATTTTGCCCGAACGTATAATCTCAGGGGATGTCTTTTTCGCTTGTGCACCAAACCTGCACCAACTCCGTTCATTGACACTGCATGGACAGTTGGTATTCAAACAACAGCAGCAGCTCCCAGACAACAATCAATTCCCTCCAAACCTCACCAAGCTCATATTAAGAGAATCTGGATTGGAGCAAGACCCAATGCCGGTGCTGCAGACGCTGCCAAACCTCAGGCTTCTTGAACTGAATCGGAATTCATATCTTGGGAAGATCATGTCATGTTCTTCTGCTGGTGGCTTTGCTCGACGACTGCAACACTTGATATTAACGGAACTCCTAAATTTAGAGGAATGGACAGTGGAGGTTGGGGCAATGCCCAGACTCACCCACTTAACTATCAATTGGTGCGAGAAATTGAAGATGCTTCCCGAGGGATTGCAGCACGTGATCACCCTTCGAGAACTAAAGCTGATTTCTATGCCCCGTGAGTTCAATGACAGGGTCAGCAATGAGGATGGGTACAAGGTCCAACACATCCCCTCCATTATTTCTGAAGATGTGATCGATGAGCCATCATATTACCTATAA